GAACGTATAGGTACGGCACAGCTTATCCTTGCGGTGTTTGACGGCTCAAGAGAGCTGTCCGATGACGATAAGCGGCTGATAGAGCTTCTCCACGGTAAGACGGTAATCCCGATAATAAATAAATCCGACCTTGAAGCAAGGGCGGACACGGCATTTATAGAAAACGAACTCGGTAAAGCGGTAATAATCAGCGCAAAGACGGGTGGCGGCGCAGACGAACTTGAACAGGCGATAAAACAGCGTTGCGGAATAAGCAATCTTGACGCAGGCGCAGGCTTCCTTGCAAACGAGCGTCAGCGGCAGTGCGCCTTATCGGCACAGGCGGCGGTCGACAGAGCCTATAACGCACTTCACGGCGGCATGACCGCAGACGTTGCAGGGCTTGAGCTTGAAGCGGCGCTTAGCAGCCTTTATGAGCTTAGCGGAAAGACCGCAAGCGAAGAGGTAATAGACAGAATATTTTCACGCTTCTGCGTGGGAAAATAAGAGTAATAAAGGCGGTACTCATTATACGGGTACCGCCTTTCAGTTTGCCGAAAAAACCATTTTTATTAAAGCTACACAGTGAAATATATCGCCAACACCGCTTAAAATACTTCCCTTGCCGATAAGGCATTAATAATTTCGTGAGTGTATCAGTGCAACTGCTCTGACATTGACCTTTTTAAAAACGCACTATCCATCGCTTCGCACTAAACTTGCCTCCCTTGTCAAAGGGAGGTGGATTGACGGCAAGCCACAAGCTGTTGCTTTGTTGCTTTCTGCTTGCGATATGCCCACCCTTTTTATATTGCAAACTTTTCTGCCGTCAAGACGGAGGGATTGCTTTACACCACCAACCCTCCCAAAAACCGCACTATCCCTCGCCTTGCACCACCACACTTTCCCCCTCGAAAAAGGGTGAGGTTCTGTTGCTCGGTCAAACCGAGCCAACTAAGGTGGGGATTGCAATTGCTTAGAAGTTGTTTTCCTGATCCCTTTTTTCCACATAAACTGAAAGGCGGCACTCAATACAAGTACCGCCTTTTCCTATCTTGCTTAGCCATTAACAAGTCCCACCAGCCCCATAATAAACACAAACATCACAAGTACCGGCAGAACATACGTCATATAGCCCCTCATAAACTTCTTTATCTTAAGACCCTTGCCGGTATTCGCTTCATTTACGAAGTTATCCCAGCCCCAGCCCTTTTTCGTCACACAGAACAGAATGAATACAAGCGAGCCGAGCGGAAGAATGAAGTTGCTGACTGCAGTATCCTCAAGGTCAAGTATCGTGCTTCCTGCGCCGAGCGGCTGAAAACCGCCCAGAACATTGAATCCCAGACAGCAGGGAACAGACAGTAAAAACAGCAGTATGCCGTTTATAATGCAGGCCTTCTTTCTGCTAAGCCCCCATAGGTCCATTGTGTTCGCTATTATACATTCAAACACGGCAAGCACCGTTGACAGCGCCGCAAATGACAAGAATACGAAGAAAAGACTTCCCCACAGCCTGCCGAGAGGAATGTTGTTGAAAATGTTCGGCAGAGTTATAAATAACAGCTTCGGACCGCTTGTAACGTCCACTCCGTATGCCGAGCAGGCGGGAAAAATAATAAGTCCGGACGCTACCGCAACAAACGTGTCAAGCATTGCTACATTTACCGATTCTCCGAGAAGCGACCTGTCCTTGCCGATATAACTGCCGAATATAGCCATACTTCCCATACCGATGCTCAGCGTGAAGAACGCCTGATTCATTGCGCTTACAAGGATATTTGTTATACCGACCTTTTCTATAGCACTGAAATCAGGCAGCAGATAGAACGAAAGTCCTTCCGCTCCGCCGGGCATTGTAAAGCTGTTTATCGCAAGTACCACCATAATTGCGAGCAGGGCGAGCATCATTATCTTAGTGACCTTTTCAAGACCGTTCTGCACACCTATAAGGCAGACAGCAACGCCTATCGCAACAACTATGCCCATATATACTATAAGCGAAACAGGGTCGCCCAGAACGTCAACGTTGAAATGGTTCTCCACAGCCGCCGTATCCATTCCGACGATCTCTCCGGATGCGGTCGAAACAAAGAACTTCAGCATCCAGCCTGCCACCGTTGTATAGAACATCATCAGCAGATAACAGCCTATAAGCGAAACCTTTCCGTGCAGGTGCCACTTACTGCCTTTCGGTTCAAGCTGTTCGTACATTTTCGCAGGGCTTTTCTGAGCCGCTCTGCCTATGGAAAACTCCATAGTAAGCACGGGTATGCCGAGTATTACAAGGAAGAACAGATATATAAGGACGAAAAGGCCGCCGCCGTTTTGACCTACCACATAAGGAAACTTCCATACGTTTCCTATACCTATTGCACAGCCTGCGCTGAGCAGTATAAAGCCAAGACGGCTGCCGAGTTTATCTCTTCCCATAGTTCCTCCGGGTTGTTGAAATTTTTAAGGTAATACCGCATTTACGCATCGGTTTTCAGAACCTCTCTGTAATCCCACAGATATTTGATTCCCGAAACCGTTGTAAGTATGCAGGATATGTACATAAGTATATCGCTGATAATCTGCACGGGGAAGGTTTCCGCAGTGACAGCACCGAAATCGACAAGAATATGCAGTATTATGATAACGCATATCGCAACCATTGTAGATGCTGTTTTCAGCTTGCCCCATATACTTGCCGCAATAACCGTCTTTTTCTCGCTTCCTGCGGCGATAAGCCGTATTCCCGATACCACGAATTCACGGGCGACTATTATAGCCGTTACCCATGCGCTTGCCCAGCCAAGTTCAACAAAGCAGATGAGCGCCGTAACGACAAGCACCTTGTCGGCAAGCGGATCTAAAAACTTGCCGAAGTTTGTCACCATATTGTATTTTCTTGCAATTTTACCGTCTGCCGTGTCGGTTATGCTGGCAACGGCAAAGATTACAGCCGCCCACAGATAGCTGTATGGAACAATATCGCCTGCGAGCATAAAGAACGCAAAGAACGGAACAAGTATCACCCGAAGCAGTGTGAGCTTATTAGCTAGATTCATACCTCTGTCCTTTCAGCTTTATACCCGCTCGCCGAGCAGATTATTTTCCAGAACATCGGTGATCTTGACATTTACAAAGTCGCCAATCGTAAGCGGGCCTTTATCTTTTGCCGATGTGAAGTATATCATTCCGTCAATTTCGGGAGCGAAGTGCATACTTCTGCCGAAATACATATCGGAGTAGCGGTCAAAGCCCTCACAGACTACCTCGTAGGTGTTGCCTATCATACCTGCGTAATATTCGCCCATGCGTATTTCCTGTTCGCCTGTGATTATATCCGCTCTGCGCTGTCTTTCGCCCTCGTCTACCTGGTCGGGCATTTCGGCGGCGGGAGTATCCTCTTCCGCAGAATAGGCAAAGCAGCCAAGACGCTCAAACTTTATATCGTTTACAAATTCGGCAAGTTCGCTGAACTGCTCCTCCGTTTCACCGGGGAAGCCTGTGATAAGCGTTGTTCTCAGCACCACACCGGGAATTTCACGGCGAAGCTTTGCAAACAGCTCACGCAGGCTCTGCTCGTCGCCGCCACGGTACATATTGCGGAGAATTTCCTTGTTGCAGTGCTGTATCGGAATATCAATATAATTCAGCACCTTGTCCTCTGTCTTTATCGTTTCGATAAGTTCGTCCGTCATTCTTTCGGGATAGCAGTAAAGCAGTCTTATCCACTTTATGCCGTCTATCTTACACAACTGCTTAAGCAGATCCGGCAGAGCGTATTTCTTATAAAGGTCAATGCCGTATGCCGTAACGTCCTGTGCTACTATTACAAGCTCCTTTACGCCGTTTTCGGCAAATTTCTTTGCTTCCTCTATTATGTTCTCCATCTTTCTGGAACGCATTTTACCTCTTATAAGCGGTATTGCGCAGTAAGAACATTTGTTTGAACAGCCGTCCGCAATTCTCAGATATGCATAGTGGGGCAGAGTAGACTGCAGCTTGTCGCCCTCCATATTGTGACACAGCTTGTCACCGAAGGTAATGACTCTCCTGTCCAGCATTACCGAGTTTATGATTTCAACTATATCATCGTTCTTTGCAATACCTACCACTGCGTCTATTTCGGGGAATTCTTCGTCCATCTGCTTCTGATAACGCTCGGCAAGACAGCCCGTTACGATTATCTTCTTGTTGATACCGTCATTTTTACGGCTTATTGCCTCCATTATCTCCTCGATGGCTTCTTCCTTTGCACTTTGTATAAAGCCGCAGGTGTTGATAATAACAACATCCGCAAGACCTGCCTCGTTTACTATCTTGAAGCCTGCTTTCGCTATCTTTGCAAGCATAAGCTCAGCGTCGCACTGGTTTTTCGGACATCCGAGAGATACCATTCCGACCTTTATCGTTTCTGCCATTATTTTTCCTTACCTTTCCGTTTTCCTTATATTCTGAATATTACGGTCTATTCGTCATATTCGTCATAATCCCCGTCTTTTATGCGGGATAATGCGAGCTTTATATCATCATACGCAAAGCCTCTGCGCGCAAGCGCCGCAGTAACACGCTGTACGCTTTTATAGTCCGAAAAATCCAGCTTGCTTGCGTATTTCTTATCTACAAGATGCATAATCTCGTCGATAAAATCCTCCGTGTCGTATTCTTCTTCCTGTTGCGATATAAGGCTGTCGGGTAAGCCCTTTCTCCGCAGTTCAAAGCGGATTTTGGACTTACCCCAACCCTTGTTTATATATGCCCTGTATAGCTTTTCCGTATACTTTTCCTCATTTATGAGGTCATGCTCGCACATAAGCCCGACTACCATCTCACACAGATCGGGAGGATAGTTTTTTATCAGCTTGTCATAAAGCTCTTTTTTGGAGTGGTCACGCTGAGCGAGTATGTACAGCGCTCTGCGTTTTGCCCTTATTCTTTCGTCATCCGTATATGACATCAGCCGAGATCCTCAGGCGAAAATTCCTCGAAGTCGCTGTCTGCTTCCACAACAACGCTCTTCTTTGCCGCACCCTTTTTCTTGGGAGCGGGGGCAGGTGCGGGAGCGTCTGCCTTTGCGGCCTCATCACCGATTTCCTTAAGTTCGTTTTCTGCCGCCGATTCTGAAGTGTCAGCATTGTCCGTGCCTTCTCCGTCCTCGCTTGCCGACATATCGAGTTTTGACATATTCTCTTTTATCTTGCCCTCGATTTCAAGGCGCAGATCGTCATTTTCTTTAAGGAACTTCTTGGTCTTTTCCTTGCCCTGTCCGAGCCTCTCTCCGTTATAGCTGTACCATGCGCCGCTTTTCTTTATAAATCCAAGTTCCTCGCCCATGGTTATGATTTCGCCGAGCCTTGATATACCCTCGCCGAATATCATATCGAACTGCGTTTCCTTGAACGGAGGTGCGACCTTGTTCTTTACGACTTTGCACTTAGTAGTATAACCTATTATCTCGCCATCGTCAACTATCTTTTCACCCTTGCGGACCTCTATACGCACACTCGCATAGAACTTGAGTGCACGGCCGCCCGGAGTAGTTTCGGGATTTCCGTACATAACGCCTATCTTTTCACGCACCTGGTTTATGAAGATAGCGACAGTATTCGACTTTGATATAACGCTTGTCAGCTTTCTCATAGCCGCCGACATAAGTCTTGCCTGAACGCCCACAAAGCTGTCGCCTATCTCGCCGTCGATTTCTGCCTTTGTGACCATAGCGGCAACCGAGTCAAGTACGACAATATCAATAGCACCCGAGCGTGCAAGCGTTTCCATAATTTCAAGCGCCTGCTCGCCCGTATCGGGCTGAGATACGATAAGGTGGTCAATATCAACGCCGAGCGACTTTGCATAAACAGGGTCGAGTGCGTGCTCAACGTCTATGAATGCCGCCATTCCGCCGAGCTTCTGCGTTTCTGCGATAGCGTGGAGCGTAACCGTTGTCTTAC
This window of the [Eubacterium] siraeum genome carries:
- a CDS encoding recombination regulator RecX, which encodes MSYTDDERIRAKRRALYILAQRDHSKKELYDKLIKNYPPDLCEMVVGLMCEHDLINEEKYTEKLYRAYINKGWGKSKIRFELRRKGLPDSLISQQEEEYDTEDFIDEIMHLVDKKYASKLDFSDYKSVQRVTAALARRGFAYDDIKLALSRIKDGDYDEYDE
- the rimO gene encoding 30S ribosomal protein S12 methylthiotransferase RimO yields the protein MAETIKVGMVSLGCPKNQCDAELMLAKIAKAGFKIVNEAGLADVVIINTCGFIQSAKEEAIEEIMEAISRKNDGINKKIIVTGCLAERYQKQMDEEFPEIDAVVGIAKNDDIVEIINSVMLDRRVITFGDKLCHNMEGDKLQSTLPHYAYLRIADGCSNKCSYCAIPLIRGKMRSRKMENIIEEAKKFAENGVKELVIVAQDVTAYGIDLYKKYALPDLLKQLCKIDGIKWIRLLYCYPERMTDELIETIKTEDKVLNYIDIPIQHCNKEILRNMYRGGDEQSLRELFAKLRREIPGVVLRTTLITGFPGETEEQFSELAEFVNDIKFERLGCFAYSAEEDTPAAEMPDQVDEGERQRRADIITGEQEIRMGEYYAGMIGNTYEVVCEGFDRYSDMYFGRSMHFAPEIDGMIYFTSAKDKGPLTIGDFVNVKITDVLENNLLGERV
- the pgsA gene encoding CDP-diacylglycerol--glycerol-3-phosphate 3-phosphatidyltransferase, giving the protein MNLANKLTLLRVILVPFFAFFMLAGDIVPYSYLWAAVIFAVASITDTADGKIARKYNMVTNFGKFLDPLADKVLVVTALICFVELGWASAWVTAIIVAREFVVSGIRLIAAGSEKKTVIAASIWGKLKTASTMVAICVIIILHILVDFGAVTAETFPVQIISDILMYISCILTTVSGIKYLWDYREVLKTDA
- the recA gene encoding recombinase RecA — protein: MAKANTKKATPTVNHPTTPEEKKKALDTAMEQIIKNYGQGAVMFLGGEGNKKLDVESVPTGSIGLDYALGIGGLPKGRIIEIYGPESGGKTTVTLHAIAETQKLGGMAAFIDVEHALDPVYAKSLGVDIDHLIVSQPDTGEQALEIMETLARSGAIDIVVLDSVAAMVTKAEIDGEIGDSFVGVQARLMSAAMRKLTSVISKSNTVAIFINQVREKIGVMYGNPETTPGGRALKFYASVRIEVRKGEKIVDDGEIIGYTTKCKVVKNKVAPPFKETQFDMIFGEGISRLGEIITMGEELGFIKKSGAWYSYNGERLGQGKEKTKKFLKENDDLRLEIEGKIKENMSKLDMSASEDGEGTDNADTSESAAENELKEIGDEAAKADAPAPAPAPKKKGAAKKSVVVEADSDFEEFSPEDLG
- a CDS encoding sodium-dependent transporter; the encoded protein is MGRDKLGSRLGFILLSAGCAIGIGNVWKFPYVVGQNGGGLFVLIYLFFLVILGIPVLTMEFSIGRAAQKSPAKMYEQLEPKGSKWHLHGKVSLIGCYLLMMFYTTVAGWMLKFFVSTASGEIVGMDTAAVENHFNVDVLGDPVSLIVYMGIVVAIGVAVCLIGVQNGLEKVTKIMMLALLAIMVVLAINSFTMPGGAEGLSFYLLPDFSAIEKVGITNILVSAMNQAFFTLSIGMGSMAIFGSYIGKDRSLLGESVNVAMLDTFVAVASGLIIFPACSAYGVDVTSGPKLLFITLPNIFNNIPLGRLWGSLFFVFLSFAALSTVLAVFECIIANTMDLWGLSRKKACIINGILLFLLSVPCCLGFNVLGGFQPLGAGSTILDLEDTAVSNFILPLGSLVFILFCVTKKGWGWDNFVNEANTGKGLKIKKFMRGYMTYVLPVLVMFVFIMGLVGLVNG